In Sardina pilchardus chromosome 8, fSarPil1.1, whole genome shotgun sequence, a genomic segment contains:
- the mboat4 gene encoding ghrelin O-acyltransferase: MASIWDFSESAQLMYQLISIPFALIFYCLATNGYLSLIQRYIYLGVGGFSLAVISMGWYSAVLFVSVIMSTLLIYFVDSQKIHWRIFIVQMLWQSFWHMLLLFRLYWQEEPADPRLLLMLSSLMLLTQRVTSVSMDLEEGKVIHPRFRGRISTSHLLPYMCYTLSFVCLLGGPLCPYDQFLSFVQNIQQNPPPSPLHRVSLRLLWVVVLEVIKYVLIFFLKASSVNLNNFSGLLWMWSLSLVLKITYYSHWALSECLNNAIGLGFCGNRLTGLQCWNGLSDGELWITETSCRLSEFTRRWNGTTAEWLRRLIHQRCQTFPLGLTFGFSALWHGLHPGQVKGFFFWAVSVKADYQLHNLLSPRLTSPWIRKVFRCFSWIQTQMVMACVIITIELRHVTWSFYVNYVSISSLIYILTVCLSAALPSC, translated from the exons ATGGCATCCATTTGGGATTTTAGTGAAAGTGCACAGTTGATGTATCAATTAATCTCAATTCCCTTTGCTTTAATATTCTATTGCTTGGCAACAAATGGATACCTATCCTTGATTCAAAG ATACATCTACCTGGGTGTTGGAGGTTTTTCACTTGCTGTTATAAGCATGGGCTGGTATAGTGCTGTCCTGTTTGTTTCTGTGATCATGTCTACATTGTTGATTTATTTTGTGGACTCACAAAAAATACACTGGAGGATTTTTATTGTTCAAATGCTATGGCAATCCTTTTGGCATATGCTCCTACTTTTCAGGCTTTACTGGCAAGAGGAACCTGCAGATCCTAG ACTCTTACTGATGTTGTCCTCCTTGATGCTGCTTACCCAACGAGTGACTTCTGTTTCCATGGATCTTGAAGAGGGAAAAGTGATACACCCTAGATTCAGAGGAAGGATCTCCACTTCTCACCTCCTCCCATACATGTGCTACACTctctcgtttgtttgtttgcttggtgGTCCTCTATGTCCATATGACCAATTTCTGTCTTTTGTGCAGAACATTCAACAAAatcctccaccttctcctctACACAGAGTTTCTCTGAGGCTTTTATGGGTTGTTGTCTTGGAAGTCATTAAATATGTACTAATATTTTTTCTCAAAGCTAGTTCAGTAAATCTGAATAACTTCAGTGGTCTACTTTGGATGTGGAGTCTGTCACTGGTTCTGAAGATAACCTACTATTCTCATTGGGCCCTAAGTGAATGTCTGAATAATGCCATTGGTCTTGGTTTCTGTGGTAATCGCCTGACTGGTCTCCAGTGCTGGAATGGTCTGTCAGATGGGGAACTATGGATCACAGAGACATCATGCCGATTGTCTGAGTTTACCCGTCGATGGAATGGCACAACTGCTGAATGGTTGCGAAGGCTCATTCACCAGAGATGCCAGACTTTCCCCTTGGGATTAACGTTTGGTTTTTCAGCCCTGTGGCATGGTCTTCACCCAGGTCAggtgaaaggtttttttttctgggcgGTCAGTGTGAAGGCTGATTATCAACTTCATAATCTCTTGAGTCCAAGGCTAACCTCACCATGGATAAGGAAGGTATTCAGATGTTTCAGCTGGATACAGACCCAGATGGTCATGGCATGTGTTATCATAACCATTGAACTTAGACATGTAACATGGTCCTTTTATGTGAATTACGTTAGCATCTCTTCTCTTATCTATATCCTCACAGTGTGTTTATCAGCAGCACTTCCATCATGTTGA